The nucleotide sequence TCACCCCAAGGCCGGACAGCTCCGGCACAGCCCGATTGCCGGCGTAGTCCTGACCAATGGCGAGGTCGACGCGGTCGCAGGGCTGTTGTCGATGCGCGAGGGGTCGCCCTTTACGCTCTATGCGCATCAGCGGGTGCTTGCGATTTTGCGATCCAACAGCATCTTTAACGTGCTGGGCGAAAATAACGTGAAACGGCGGCCGATTGAGGTCGACAGGGCGTTCGAGCCCGCCCTGCCTGACGGCTCCCCATCCGGCATGGAAATCCTTCCCTTCGCGGTTCCCGGCAAGGGCGCGTGGTATCTCGAAGGCAAGGCGCATCCGGCGGGCGGCGATGCCGCGGGCGATACGCTGGGCTTACGGATTCTGGACAAGGGAACCGGCAGGTACTTCTATTTCCTGGCTGCCTGCGCGAGGGTGACCGACGAACTCAAATCGCGCCTAGCGGGTGCTGCGCTGGTCTTCTTCGACGGCACCGTGTGGCGCGACGACGAATTGATCGTCCAGGACCTCGGCACCAAGACGGGACAAGGGATGGGCCATATTTCAATGTCGGGCGAACATGGCGCGATCGAGAGCCTTGCCGGCCTCGATATCGGCCGCAAGATGTTCCTGCATATCAACAACTCCAACCCCGCTCTGCTCTCCAGCTCGGACGAGCGAAAGGAACTGGAACAAGCGGGCTGGCAGATTCCAGCCGATGGAACGGAGATCACGCTGTGAATGTCATGGCCAAGGCGGAAATGACCGCCCACTCGATCGGCAAGGGCATCACGCTCAACAATGCCGATGAACTCGAAGCGATGCTCCGCCACATCGGCGCGACGCGCTATCACAACCTGCACCCGTTCCACCGGCTGCTGCATGGCGGCAAGCTCAACAAGGGGCAGGTGCAGGCCTGGGCGCTGAACCGCTATTTCTACCAGAGCACGATCCCGCTGAAGGACGCGATGGTGATTTCGCGCTTCCGGGACCGCGCCACGAGGATCGAATGGCGGCACCGGATCGAGGACCACGACGGCGACCAGGACAGTGAAGGCGGCATCGAACGCTGGCTCAAGCTGACCGAAGGCCTCGGGCTCGACAGCGCCTATGTGGAATCGACCGAAGGCATCCTGCCGGCGACGCGGTTTGCGGTGGAAGCCTACGTGCATTTCTGCCGGGACAAGACGCCGCTGGAGGCGATCGCCTCCTCGCTCACGGAACTGTTCGCGCCGAACCTGCATGAGGAACGCATTTCCGGCATGCTGCAGCACTATGATTTCGTCAATCCTGACATCATGACCTATTTCAGCCGCCGCCTGACGCAGGCCCCGCGCGATGCGGGCTTCGCGCTGGAATACGTCAAGGCCAATGCGAAGACGCCGGCGGAACGCGAGGCGGTCTGCAACGCGCTGATCTTCAAGACCAATGTGCTATGGGTTCAGCTCGATGCGCTGTATCATGCCTATGTCGAGGGCCATATACCGCCCGGCGCGTTCGTGCCCAAAGGAGAGTAGTGATCGATGGCTGCGAGCCGCAACATCAGTGTCAGCGAGGCGAGCCGGCCGAAACTGCCGCGACACGCCCGGCTGAAATTCGATGAGACGCGGCAGGTCTGGGTAATCCTGGCGCCGGAGCGCGTGCTGGCGCCGGACGAAATCGCGGTGGAAGTGCTGCAGCTCTGCGACGGCGTACGCAGCGTCGGCGATATGGCCGATCAGCTCGCCGCCAGATATGCCGCGGCGCGCGAGGCGATCCTGACCGACGTTATCGGGATGCTGCAGGACCTCGCCGATAAGGGTTTTCTGACCGAAGCGCGTGAGAAGACGTCATGAGCGACATTCTCGCAGATGGCAAAACAACCAGCGCCGCGCCCAGTGACGGGCTCGCGGTTCTGGAATCGCAGCGTTCGACCGCGGAGACGTTCGGCATTCCCCTCGCCGTGCTCGCCGAGCTGACGCACCGTTGCCCGCTGCAATGCCCCTATTGCTCCAACCCGATCGAACTCGACCGCGGCGGCAGCGAACTGACGACCGACGAATGGAAGAAGGTCTTGAGCGAACTCGCCGAAATCGGCGTGCTGCAGATCCATTTCTCGGGCGGCGAACCGACCGCGCGCAAGGACCTGGTCGAGCTGGTGCAGCACGCGACCGACGTCGGGCTGTACAGCAACCTCATCACCTCGGCGATACTACTGACCAAGGAAAAACTCTCCGCGCTGGCCGATGCCGGCCTCTGCCACGTGCAGATCAGCTTTCAGGGCAACGAGCCCATGGTGGCCGATCGCGTCGCCGGATTGAAGAACGCGCATGAGAAGAAGATCGAAGCCGCGAAATGGACGCGCGAGCTCGACCTGCCGCTGACGGTCAACGCCGTCATGCACCGCCAGAACCTGCACCAGCTCTCCGACATCATCCAGATGGCCGTCGATCTCGACGCCGACCGGCTGGAAGTGGCCAATGTCCAGTATTACGGCTGGGCCTTGAAGAACCGCGCCGCCTTGATGCCGACGCTCGAACAGATCGAGGAGACCAGCCGCATCGTCGAGGAAGCTGTGGTGCGGCTTAAGGGCATTCTCGCCATCGACTATGTCGTGCCGGATTATTACGCGCTGCGGCCGAAGAAATGCATGGGCGGCTGGGGCCGCCAGTTCTTCAATATTTCGCCAGCGGGCAAGGTCCTGCCCTGCCACGCCGCGGAGAGCATCACCGGGCTCAAATTCGAATCGGTGCGGTCCAATCATTCGATCGCCTGGATCTGGCAGAATTCCGAGGCCTTCAACCGCTATCGCGGCACCGGCTGGATGCCGGAGCCGTGCAAGAGCTGCGAATTCCGCGAAGTCGACTTCGGCGGCTGCCGCTGCCAGGCCTTTGCGCTGACCGGCGATGCCGGCAATACCGATCCGGCCTGCACGCTGTCGCCGATGCACGAGCAGATCTTCAAGCAGGCCGAACGCGAGGCGGCCGCGCACCAGGACCGCTTCCTCTATCGCAATTTCGCCGGCGGCACGCTGGAGACGGAAGGCGAGCATGGCGCCTGACGCCGACGCCGGCAAATCCATCAAACCCGCCGATCCGTTTGCCCCGCTGACGTCGGAGCAGTTCCCAGTCAGCGACAGTCACGATATCTACGTCGAAAGCGTCGGCCGGCTAGGCGGCATTGCCGCGGTCTATCTGCATGGCGGGCCCGGCAGCGGCTGCCAGCCCGACCATCGCCGCCTGTTCGATCCCGAACGCTTTCACGCGGTGCTGTTCGACCAGCGCGGCGCCGGCCGCAGCCGCCCCAAGGGCTGCCGCGAAGCCAACACGCTGCCGCATCTGATCTCCGACATGGAGGCGATCCGCGAGAAATTCGGCTTCGAACGCTGGATGATCGTCGGCGGCTCGTGGGGCGCGACGCTGGCGCTGGCCTATGCGCAGGCCCATCCCGACCGCGTCACCGGCATCGTGCTGCGCGCCACCTTCCTCGGCACATTAGAGGAAATCGAAAACGGTTTTCTCAAGGTGTTGCCGCGGTTCTATCCCGGCCTTTACGACGACTTCCTGAGCGTGCTGCCCGAAGATGAACGCGCACAACCGATCCAGACCTATTTTCGCCGTATCCTCGATCCCAATCCTGACGTGAATATTCCGGCAGCGCGGGCATGGGGCGAAACCGAACGCATTCTTTCCGAACACGCGCCGAACCGCACCCGCCTCGATCTGGCAGCGCTCAGTTCATCGCGGGGCCTGCCGGCCACGCCGTTCATGGAAGCGCACTACTTCGCCAATAACTGCTTCATGCAACCCAACCAGTTGCTGCGCGACGCGGGCAGCCTGAAAGGCATCCCTGGCATCATCGTGCAGGGCCGCTACGACCTGCTGTGCCCGCCCGCGACCTCGCATGCGCTTGGCGCGCTGTGGCGCGAGGCCGAGATCCGCTTCGTCGAGGGCGCCGGCCACACGCTGTACGATTCCGGTGTCCGTGATGCCGTGATGAAGGCGATCGCGGACATGGCTTCCAGAACTGGCAAATAGGAATCAAGAAAAATGCCAATAGCCGGTAAAGGCATGCTGCTGACGTCGATGAACATCGATGCATCCGACGAGGCCGAATTCAATCGCTGGTACGACCGCGAACATCTCGAGGAACGCGTGGCGATCGCAGGCTTCCTCGAAGCACGTCGTTATGTCGCCCACGACGGCAACCCGAAATATCTCAGCCTCTACTCGACCGAAACGTTTGAGGTGCTGGACAGCCCGGCCTATCGCACGGCGCTTTCGAACCAGACCGCATGGTCGATGGCCAACATCGCCCGTTTCAGGAACATGATCCGTTCTGTCGCGCGCATCACGGTCAGCCGCGGCACCGGCCGCGGTGCGGCGCTCGGCATCATCAGGCTGCGTCCCTCGGCTGGCGGTGAGGACAAATTGCGCACCGCGCTCGCCGAGCAACTCGATCCGGCGCAACTCGACGGAATCATCTCCATGCATTTGATCGAAGGCGACCCGGCGCTGTCGAAGCCGATCACCGACGATCCCTCTGCGCCCAACCCCGGCGCCGGCGACTGGTTCGTGCTGATCGATGCGACCGATGTTGGCGCGTTGCCCGCGGCCATGCTGCGCTTCAGCGGCAATATCGCATTGAAGCCGCTGACGATCTCGAGCGGAATCTACCGGCTGATGTGGGATCTGACGAAGAGCGATATCGGCGGCTAAGCGCCCCGGCCGCTGCTGGCGGCCGCCGGCAGCTTGAGCGGCCATCCAAAGCTGACGGCACGGCCCGACAGGAAATCCCTGACCCAACGCTGCGCGGGACGTAGCAGATCGAGCAATTCGACACGCGACGTTGAACTGGTGGATGGCGGCATGATCGGGACGTTCCGGCGCGGGAACAAGTGGCAATGCCGCTATCCTAGGAACCGCCAATGAAGGCCCTATTAACGGGAGATACTGCAAACCAGCGGTCGGTGTTTGCTATTTGGCAAGAAACTTCCGGCACCGGTCCAATCGGCCAGCTCACTGCTTGCGCCAAGCGGCTTCGTTCTTCTTCTCGTAATCGTCGAAGGCCTTGGTGAGGCCGGTCAGAACTTCCGCCGAAGTCTCGAACATCGCTTTCAGTTGGGGTTCATCGACCTTGCTGATGTCCTGTCGCAAATGCGTGATGGTTTCCTGGAAGCGCTTCTTCATGTTCTGGGTATGGTGCTGTGGGGACCGATCGGCTGGGGATGCCATGCGCATTTCTCCTTTGCTAAAGGTCGTCTGAACAAACGCTTGGTGACATTGCCGGTTCCCGATATCGTTGCCCCGATGACGGAGTCGAACTACATGGCGGAAAAATCTGCGGGCAATATCGCCGAGGTTTTCGCCGCCTTCCTCAAGCTGGGGCTCACATCATTCGGCGGGCCGATCGCGCATCTCGGTTACTTCAGGGCGGAATTCGTCGAACGGCGAAAATGGCTCAGCGAAAGCAGCTATGCCGACGTCGTTGCGCTCTGCCAGTTCTTGCCCGGTCCGGCATCCAGCCAGGTCGGTTTCACGCTCGGCATTTTGCGCGGCAACGGCCTGCTCGGCGGACTGGCGGCGTGGTTCGCCTTTACCATGCCGTCGGCACTCACTCTGTTCGCCTTCGCGCTCGGTGCGACCGCCTTCGCCGGCCCTGTCGCCGAAGGGGTTCTCCACGGCCTGAAGCTGGTCGCGGTTGCGGTGGTCGCGCAGGCGATCTGGGGCATGGCCAACAGCCTGACGCCGGACCGGGCGCGGGCGGCGATCGCGCTCGCGGCTGTTGCGATCGTGGTTTTCATCGGCGGATCGTTTGGGCAGATCGGCGCCATCGCGCTGGGGGCTGTCGCCGGGCTCTGGCTGTGCCGCGGAAATGGGCCTTCCCCTGCCGGCCATCTCGGCTTTGCGGTATCGCGCGGGCACGGCGCGGTCGCGCTGGTGCTGTTTGCAGCGCTGTTCGTGATCGCGCCGCTAGTGGCGACGAAGACCGGTTCGCAAGGCCTCGCGCTGTTCGACGCTTTCTATCGTTCCGGTTCCCTAGTGTTCGGCGGCGGCCATGTCGTGCTGCCGCTGTTGCAGGCGGAAGTGGTGACGCCCGGCTGGGTCAGCAATGCGGATTTCCTCGCTGGTTATGGCATGGCGCAAGCGGTGCCCGGACCGCTGTTCACCTTTGCGGCCTATCTCGGCGCCATAGGACCTGCTCCCAACGGTCTCGCCGGCGCGGTGATCGCACTTATCGCCTTGTCCCTGCCGGGCCTGCTGCTGGTCTATGGCATGTTGCCGTTCTGGGATGCGCTACGCCTGCGTCCCACCGCGCAGGCCGCCATGCGCGGCACCAATGCCGCCGTCGTCGGCATCCTTGGCGCGGCGCTCTACAGTCCGGTCTGGACCAGTGCCGTGCTCACCCCGCGCGATTTCGCCGTGGCGCTCGCCGGCTTCCTACTGCTTGCGGTTTGGAAACTGCCGCCGTGGATTGTCGTCGTCCTTCTGGCCGCGACCGGCGCCATCCTGCGTCTGATCTGAGCAGACGTCATCGCATCCACGCAGATTCGTCTGCTCGACATGCACGAACGCGTGACGTTCGAAAGTAGAAAGCTGCACTGCACATGTTGCACTGCCACATAACGCTGCGACACCAGGTCCAAGCTCCCATGCATTGAAAGCTGGTGATCTCGCAAAATTGGCTTGTGTGCCGCGTCTGGAATGGCTCTAATAAGATAAGCCTATGATCCAATTCAAAAACCACAAGAACGCTCGTTAAGCGTTCGCAGGCAAAATAAGGCCGCGTTGTCGTTGTTGGCGCGGACAAGGTAGGAATGAAACCGACTGATATCTCGGCGCCAGACTACTTTCACAAAGTGGTCGATTGCCAATGGGCCTGCCCCGCACACACGCCGGTTCCCGAGTACATCCGATTGATTGCCGAGGGGCGTTATAGCGACGCCTATATGATCAACTGGAAATCGAATGTGTTTCCCGGAATTCTGGGACGCACCTGCGATCGTCCATGCGAGCCGGCGTGCCGCCGCGGCCGCGTCGAGGAAACCCCGGTCGCGATCTGCCGCCTGAAACGCGTCGCCGCCGACTTCAAGGACGACGTCAAGCACCGCATGCCGAAGCCCTCGGCGAAGAACGGCAAGCGCATCGCGCTGGTCGGCGGCGGTCCCGCCTCGCTTACGGTGGCGCGCGACCTCGCGCCGCTCGGCTATCACTGCACCGTGTTCGATGCCGATCCGAAGGCGGGCGGCATGATGCGGAGCCAGATTCCAAAGTTCCGCCTGCCTGACACCGTCATCGACGAGGAAACAGATTACATCCTCAACCTCGGCGTCGAATTCAAGGGCGGTCATCGCATCGACAGCCTGAAGCAGCTGCTCAACGAAAACTACGACGCGATCTTTATAGGCTCCGGCGCCCCGCGCGGCCGCGAGCTTGACATCCCCGGCCGCAGGGAGGCCGCGGGAAACATCCATATCGGCATCGAGTGGCTGGCGTCGGTTTCGTTCGGCCATGTCGAGAAGATCGGACGCCGCGTGATCGTGCTTGGCGGTGGCAATACCGCGATGGATTGCTGCCGCACCGCGCGCCGACTCGGCGGCGCTGACGTGAAAGTGATCGTGCGCTCCGGCTTCGAGGAAA is from Bradyrhizobium sp. AZCC 2176 and encodes:
- the pqqB gene encoding pyrroloquinoline quinone biosynthesis protein PqqB, whose protein sequence is MLRVVVLGAAAGGGVPQWNCGCPVCVKARSDNPELRSTQASIAVSADGAHWYLINASPDLRQQLIATPQLHPKAGQLRHSPIAGVVLTNGEVDAVAGLLSMREGSPFTLYAHQRVLAILRSNSIFNVLGENNVKRRPIEVDRAFEPALPDGSPSGMEILPFAVPGKGAWYLEGKAHPAGGDAAGDTLGLRILDKGTGRYFYFLAACARVTDELKSRLAGAALVFFDGTVWRDDELIVQDLGTKTGQGMGHISMSGEHGAIESLAGLDIGRKMFLHINNSNPALLSSSDERKELEQAGWQIPADGTEITL
- the pqqC gene encoding pyrroloquinoline-quinone synthase PqqC — encoded protein: MTAHSIGKGITLNNADELEAMLRHIGATRYHNLHPFHRLLHGGKLNKGQVQAWALNRYFYQSTIPLKDAMVISRFRDRATRIEWRHRIEDHDGDQDSEGGIERWLKLTEGLGLDSAYVESTEGILPATRFAVEAYVHFCRDKTPLEAIASSLTELFAPNLHEERISGMLQHYDFVNPDIMTYFSRRLTQAPRDAGFALEYVKANAKTPAEREAVCNALIFKTNVLWVQLDALYHAYVEGHIPPGAFVPKGE
- the pqqD gene encoding pyrroloquinoline quinone biosynthesis peptide chaperone PqqD, whose protein sequence is MAASRNISVSEASRPKLPRHARLKFDETRQVWVILAPERVLAPDEIAVEVLQLCDGVRSVGDMADQLAARYAAAREAILTDVIGMLQDLADKGFLTEAREKTS
- the pqqE gene encoding pyrroloquinoline quinone biosynthesis protein PqqE, translated to MSDILADGKTTSAAPSDGLAVLESQRSTAETFGIPLAVLAELTHRCPLQCPYCSNPIELDRGGSELTTDEWKKVLSELAEIGVLQIHFSGGEPTARKDLVELVQHATDVGLYSNLITSAILLTKEKLSALADAGLCHVQISFQGNEPMVADRVAGLKNAHEKKIEAAKWTRELDLPLTVNAVMHRQNLHQLSDIIQMAVDLDADRLEVANVQYYGWALKNRAALMPTLEQIEETSRIVEEAVVRLKGILAIDYVVPDYYALRPKKCMGGWGRQFFNISPAGKVLPCHAAESITGLKFESVRSNHSIAWIWQNSEAFNRYRGTGWMPEPCKSCEFREVDFGGCRCQAFALTGDAGNTDPACTLSPMHEQIFKQAEREAAAHQDRFLYRNFAGGTLETEGEHGA
- the pip gene encoding prolyl aminopeptidase, with translation MAPDADAGKSIKPADPFAPLTSEQFPVSDSHDIYVESVGRLGGIAAVYLHGGPGSGCQPDHRRLFDPERFHAVLFDQRGAGRSRPKGCREANTLPHLISDMEAIREKFGFERWMIVGGSWGATLALAYAQAHPDRVTGIVLRATFLGTLEEIENGFLKVLPRFYPGLYDDFLSVLPEDERAQPIQTYFRRILDPNPDVNIPAARAWGETERILSEHAPNRTRLDLAALSSSRGLPATPFMEAHYFANNCFMQPNQLLRDAGSLKGIPGIIVQGRYDLLCPPATSHALGALWREAEIRFVEGAGHTLYDSGVRDAVMKAIADMASRTGK
- the chrA gene encoding chromate efflux transporter: MAEKSAGNIAEVFAAFLKLGLTSFGGPIAHLGYFRAEFVERRKWLSESSYADVVALCQFLPGPASSQVGFTLGILRGNGLLGGLAAWFAFTMPSALTLFAFALGATAFAGPVAEGVLHGLKLVAVAVVAQAIWGMANSLTPDRARAAIALAAVAIVVFIGGSFGQIGAIALGAVAGLWLCRGNGPSPAGHLGFAVSRGHGAVALVLFAALFVIAPLVATKTGSQGLALFDAFYRSGSLVFGGGHVVLPLLQAEVVTPGWVSNADFLAGYGMAQAVPGPLFTFAAYLGAIGPAPNGLAGAVIALIALSLPGLLLVYGMLPFWDALRLRPTAQAAMRGTNAAVVGILGAALYSPVWTSAVLTPRDFAVALAGFLLLAVWKLPPWIVVVLLAATGAILRLI